In Papaver somniferum cultivar HN1 chromosome 1, ASM357369v1, whole genome shotgun sequence, a genomic segment contains:
- the LOC113321897 gene encoding phospho-2-dehydro-3-deoxyheptonate aldolase 2, chloroplastic-like: MALAGASNLTAPFPTPKSQFKKLQNKPRIFAIHSLEKSNSSSSNPLKISSNWSLDSWKTKKALQIPAYNDKQELEDVLKQLERFPPLVFAGEARKLEERLADAAVGKAFLLQGGDCAESFKEFGANNIRDTFRVLLQMGVVLTFGAQMPIIKVGRMAGQFAKPRSDPFETKDGVTLPSYQGDNINSDAFDEKSRRPDPQRLLTAYAQSASTLNLLRAFAVGGYAAIQRVTKWNLDFVENSEQGDKYKELAQRVDEALGFMAAAGLTVDHPIMTTTEFYTSHECLHLPYEQSLTREDSTMDGGLFYDCSAHMLWVGERTRQLEGAHVEFLRGVANPLGIKVSDKMDPAELVKLCEILNPHNRPGRLTIIVRMGADKMRVKLPHLIRAVRQAGLIVTWVSDPMHGNTIKAPCGLKTRSFDAIRAELRAFFDVHDQEGSYPGGVHLEMTGQNVTECVGGSKNVTFDDLESRYHTHCDPRLNASQSLELAFAISERLRKKRLRRSANQTVLQSQN; encoded by the exons ATGGCATTAGCAGGTGCAAGTAATCTAACTGCACCATTCCCAACCCCAAAATCCCAATTCAAAAAGCTTCAAAACAAACCCAGAATCTTTGCAATTCACTCCCTAGAGAAATCAAACTCATCATCGTCAAATCCATTAAAAATTTCATCAAATTGGAGTTTAGATAGTTGGAAAACTAAGAAAGCATTACAAATCCCAGCTTATAATGATAAACAGGAACTTGAAGATGTATTAAAACAGCTTGAGAGATTCCCACCATTAGTATTTGCAGGTGAAGCAAGGAAATTAGAAGAGAGATTAGCTGATGCTGCTGTTGGTAAAGCTTTTTTGCTGCAAGGTGGTGATTGTGCTGAGAGTTTCAAAGAGTTTGGTGCTAACAATATTAGGGATACATTTAGGGTTTTGTTGCAGATGGGTGTTGTCTTGACATTTGGTGCTCAGATGCCTATTATCAAG GTGGGAAGGATGGCGGGGCAATTTGCGAAACCAAGATCTGATCCATTTGAGACAAAAGATGGGGTGACACTGCCTAGTTATCAAGGAGATAATATCAATAGTGATGCATTTGATGAGAAGTCTCGCAGACCGGATCCACAGAGGCTTTTAACAGCTTATGCACAATCTGCGTCCACATTGAATCTTCTTAGAGCTTTTGCTGTTGGAGGATATGCAGCTATTCAGAGAGTTACAAAGTGGAATTTGGATTTTGTGGAGAATAGTGAGCAAGGTGACAAGTATAAGGAGCTTGCGCAGAGAGTGGATGAAGCTCTTGGGTTCATGGCGGCAGCTGGACTTACTGTGGATCATCCCATAATGACTACCACTGAATTTTATACGTCTCATGAATGTCTGCACCTTCCTTATGAGCAATCGCTGACAAGAGAAGATTCGACTATGGATGGTGGTCTCTTTTATGATTGTTCTGCTCACATGCTTTGGGTTGGTGAGAGGACTCGTCAGTTGGAGGGTGCACATGTTGAATTTCTCCGTGGTGTGGCCAATCCCCTTGGCATAAAG GTAAGTGACAAGATGGATCCAGCAGAGCTTGTAAAATTGTGTGAAATTCTTAATCCTCACAATAGACCTGGAAGGTTGACAATAATCGTCAGGATGGGAGCTGACAAAATGCGAGTGAAGCTTCCACATTTGATTAGAGCTGTACGCCAAGCAGGGTTGATTGTCACATGGGTGAGTGATCCCATGCACGGCAACACCATCAAAGCTCCATGTGGCCTCAAGACCCGCTCATTTGATGCCATCAGA GCGGAACTGAGAGCATTTTTCGATGTTCATGATCAAGAAGGAAGTTACCCAGGAGGAGTTCATTTGGAGATGACAGGACAGAATGTCACAGAGTGTGTCGGAGGGTCAAAGAATGTGACTTTCGATGACTTAGAATCAAGATACCACACTCACTGTGATCCCCGGCTCAATGCTTCACAATCTTTAGAGCTTGCTTTTGCTATTTCAGAGAGACTTAGAAAGAAAAGACTTAGAAGATCAGCAAACCAAACCGTTCTGCAAAGTCAGAACTAA